From Archaeoglobus sulfaticallidus PM70-1:
GTCGTGCATAACGTTATTCCAAGTCTCTTAACCGTTAACTGAATGTATCTCACCATTTTAGAGAGTTCAACCTCCTCCATATGCTCATTAAGAGAGGAAAAACTGTCTATGAACAAGACTTCTGGCTTGAAGGATTCTATCAAATCGTATATCCTGGCAAAAAAGGTTACGGGGCTGTAAGCCTCAGGGATCATGTCTTTTATTATCATATTTTCCTTGACGGCGGAATAATCCATACCGTAGTTCCTCATGGCTCTTAATATGTTTTCTTCACTTTCTTCAAATGTTATGAACAATGCCTTTTTTCCATTCAGTGCATTGTTGTAGGTAAAATGCAGTCCGAAGGTTGTCTTTCCAGTACCGGTATTCCCTATGAAGACCGTGATTGACCCCCTGTAGAATCCACCACCAACAAGCTCATCAAGCTCTTTTATCCCGGTAGATACTCTCTCAAAACTGGCTTCTCCAATCCTGTTCAACTCAGGTATATCGAAGAAAAATATGCCCTTGTCTGTTATCGTGTACTCGTATTGTGGCTTCTTTATCTTTAAACCTCTCATCTTGGGTACTTCCAGAATCCTTCTATAGTGCTCATCATGTTTCAGGTACCTCAGTATTATCAGACCGTCCACTACAAATTCTTCTACTCCATAGCCGAATTCCTCGCTTCCAATCGGCTTTTCAGCTATTATAAACGCTGTTGCACCCTTCTTTTTTACAAATCTTCCAAGACTTGTGTGAAGAAAAGTTCTAATGTTCTCTTTCGCCAGCACACTCAAAATCGCTGTTATTGAATCTATAACAATGATATTGGGATTGAATTTTTCTATTTCACTGAATATAAAACTAAGCTGCGTGTCCACAACATCTCTGCCAGCGGTAAATAGATCCATATATCTGAAATTCTCATTTTCCAGTTCGAAACCAAGTTTTTTAGTATATTTAAAGAAATCCTGTTTTGTTTCATTAAACGAGACAAAAAGTACCTTTTTACCCTCCTTTATCTCCTCATGAGCTATCGATGATACCAGTATGGTTTTTCCCGTTCCCGGTTCTCCTGCGATCATGATAATAGATCCTTCAGGAAAATCTCCTTCTATAATCTTGTTTTTAAAATATCCAAAGGACATGTATCTCAATTAATTCAAAAACTTAAAAACCTTTTGAATTGAATAAGATGATATTCATCACAATCATCCAAACATTCAGCACTTCATAGC
This genomic window contains:
- a CDS encoding ATPase domain-containing protein; this encodes MSFGYFKNKIIEGDFPEGSIIMIAGEPGTGKTILVSSIAHEEIKEGKKVLFVSFNETKQDFFKYTKKLGFELENENFRYMDLFTAGRDVVDTQLSFIFSEIEKFNPNIIVIDSITAILSVLAKENIRTFLHTSLGRFVKKKGATAFIIAEKPIGSEEFGYGVEEFVVDGLIILRYLKHDEHYRRILEVPKMRGLKIKKPQYEYTITDKGIFFFDIPELNRIGEASFERVSTGIKELDELVGGGFYRGSITVFIGNTGTGKTTFGLHFTYNNALNGKKALFITFEESEENILRAMRNYGMDYSAVKENMIIKDMIPEAYSPVTFFARIYDLIESFKPEVLFIDSFSSLNEHMEEVELSKMVRYIQLTVKRLGITLCTTLNLEGNLRKIPQTGLSTLSDNIVLLWYELENDSVHRKLLILKSRSTDHSRKIHSYEITDDGIRIIG